In one Stenotrophomonas maltophilia genomic region, the following are encoded:
- a CDS encoding siderophore-interacting protein codes for MTEHHNARLRLDVRFRELTVLRTEVVTPHMRRVVLGGDDLAGFDSPGADDHIKLFFPNASGEMVLPVLTAEGRSYPDGKQPSPARDYTPRWWDHDAGELAIDFVLHDQGIAGPWAERAQPGDTLVIGGPRGSFVVADSYDAYVLIGDETALPAIARWLDVLPEGAEVQAFIEVSDEAERQDLPQYENVQIHWLERNGFPAASSTLLEDMLTDFEAPEGDTFYWIATESRRARMMRKFIEGHLGVPRDWIRSTGYWKAHPDDTDGD; via the coding sequence ATGACTGAACATCACAACGCGCGCCTGCGCCTGGATGTGAGATTCCGCGAACTGACGGTGCTGCGCACCGAGGTGGTCACCCCGCACATGCGCCGCGTCGTGCTGGGCGGCGATGATCTGGCCGGCTTCGATTCGCCCGGCGCCGACGACCACATCAAGCTGTTCTTCCCCAACGCCAGCGGCGAAATGGTGCTGCCGGTGCTGACTGCCGAAGGCCGCAGCTACCCGGACGGCAAGCAGCCGTCTCCGGCACGCGACTACACCCCACGCTGGTGGGACCACGACGCCGGCGAACTGGCCATCGACTTCGTGCTGCACGACCAGGGCATTGCCGGGCCATGGGCCGAACGGGCGCAGCCGGGCGACACGCTGGTGATCGGCGGCCCGCGCGGCTCGTTCGTGGTGGCCGACAGCTACGACGCCTACGTGCTGATCGGCGATGAAACCGCGCTGCCGGCCATTGCCCGCTGGCTGGATGTGCTGCCGGAGGGCGCCGAGGTGCAGGCCTTCATCGAAGTGAGCGATGAAGCCGAGCGCCAGGACCTGCCGCAGTACGAGAACGTGCAGATTCACTGGCTGGAACGCAATGGCTTCCCGGCGGCCAGCAGCACGCTGCTGGAGGACATGCTGACCGACTTCGAGGCACCGGAGGGCGACACGTTCTACTGGATCGCCACCGAATCGCGTCGCGCACGGATGATGCGCAAGTTCATCGAAGGCCATCTGGGCGTGCCGCGCGACTGGATCCGCTCGACCGGCTACTGGAAGGCGCACCCGGACGATACCGACGGCGACTGA
- a CDS encoding PadR family transcriptional regulator, translating to MSRSPSPRTRSSESAVPRRHGQPRVLSRGDLRLLVLALIGEQPRHGYELMQLISNQFLQAYTPSAGTMYPLLASFEQAGWVASEEVDGRRVFRITAAGEFELKVQRTQVRLAQRRAFDRAREITKASLPPPLASALRDFKRALVHHHGRWAEGEAEQVAALLSQASALINGTTGSEPTSSTTQPD from the coding sequence ATGAGCCGTTCCCCTTCCCCCAGAACCCGTTCCAGCGAATCGGCCGTGCCCCGCCGCCATGGCCAGCCACGCGTGCTGAGCCGGGGCGACCTGCGTCTGCTGGTGCTGGCCCTGATCGGCGAGCAGCCGCGCCATGGCTACGAGCTGATGCAACTGATCAGCAACCAGTTCCTGCAGGCCTACACACCCAGCGCCGGCACCATGTACCCGCTGCTGGCGAGCTTCGAGCAGGCCGGCTGGGTGGCATCGGAGGAAGTGGATGGCCGCCGGGTGTTCCGCATCACCGCCGCCGGCGAGTTCGAGCTGAAGGTGCAGCGCACCCAGGTGCGCCTGGCCCAGCGACGGGCCTTCGACCGCGCCCGCGAGATCACCAAGGCATCGCTGCCGCCGCCGCTGGCCAGCGCCCTGCGTGACTTTAAGCGGGCGCTGGTGCATCACCACGGCCGCTGGGCCGAAGGCGAGGCCGAGCAGGTGGCGGCGCTGCTGTCGCAGGCATCGGCACTGATCAACGGCACCACCGGTAGCGAGCCCACCTCTTCAACGACCCAGCCAGACTGA
- the aceE gene encoding pyruvate dehydrogenase (acetyl-transferring), homodimeric type — protein sequence MNWLNEVLNNDPNPVETQEWIESLKAVIDVEGSERAHQLLEGMVELTRRSGAYLPFSPTTEYVNTIEPQFEAKSPGNAELEWRIRSIIRWNAMATVVRANRKPGDLGGHIASFASGATLYDVGFNHFWRAPSDNHPGDLLFIQGHSAPGIYARAFLEGRISEEQLDKFRMEVDGGGLSSYPHPWLMPDFWQTPTVSMGLGPLAAIYQAQFMRYLENRGLIEKSDRKVWCFIGDGESDEPETLGAIALAGREGLDNLIFVVNCNLQRLDGPVRGNGKIIQELEGVFRGGGWNVIKLLWGGYWDALLAKDTNGVLKKLMMETVDGEYQNCKAFGGAYTREHFFGKYPETAAMVAGLSDDDIWRLNRGGHDPHKVYAAYHQAVNTKGMPTVILAKTVKGYGMGSAGEALNPTHQTKKLDDEAVKHFRDRFNIPVTDEQLKDGQVPFYNPGPDSPEVQYLQERRAALGGYLPQRRRKADKSFNAPKLETYERLLKSSGERTYSTTMAFVQSLNITLRDKELGPHIVPIVADEARTFGMEGLFRQIGIYAPFGQKYKPVDADQLMFYREDQSGQVLQQGISEPGAISSWMAAGTSYSVSNVPMLPFYIYYSMFGFQRVGDIAWQAADMRTRGFLLGGTAGRTTLNGEGLQHEDGFSHLVAGGIPNVRSYDPTFGYEVTVILQHGTKAMMEDQVDEYYYLTLMNENYAHPDMPEGAAEGIVKGMYLLTDAGKPKKGELRVQLLGSGTILREAIAAAELLDKDFGVTADIWSCPSFNELRRDGFDVERHNRLHPEGEQRKAYVTELLEGRQGPAIAATDYVRAYADQIRAFVPMSYTVLGTDGFGRSDTRANLRRFFEVDRYYIAHAAIAALAKEGKMTAKDVARAIKQYKIDPEKANPVGV from the coding sequence ATGAACTGGTTGAACGAGGTGCTGAACAACGACCCGAATCCTGTGGAAACCCAGGAGTGGATCGAGTCGTTGAAGGCCGTTATTGATGTCGAGGGCTCCGAGCGCGCGCATCAGCTGCTGGAAGGCATGGTGGAGCTGACCCGTCGTTCGGGCGCCTACCTGCCGTTCTCTCCCACCACCGAATACGTCAATACCATCGAGCCGCAGTTCGAGGCCAAGAGCCCGGGCAATGCCGAGCTGGAATGGCGCATCCGTTCGATCATCCGCTGGAACGCGATGGCCACCGTGGTCCGCGCCAACCGCAAGCCGGGCGACCTGGGCGGCCACATCGCCTCGTTCGCCTCCGGCGCCACCCTGTACGACGTGGGCTTCAACCACTTCTGGCGCGCCCCGAGCGACAACCACCCGGGCGACCTGCTGTTCATCCAGGGCCACAGCGCCCCGGGCATCTACGCCCGCGCCTTCCTGGAAGGCCGCATCAGCGAAGAGCAGCTGGACAAGTTCCGCATGGAAGTGGACGGCGGTGGCCTGTCCTCGTACCCGCACCCGTGGCTGATGCCGGACTTCTGGCAGACCCCGACCGTGTCGATGGGCCTGGGCCCGCTGGCCGCCATCTACCAGGCGCAGTTCATGCGTTACCTGGAAAACCGTGGCCTGATCGAGAAGTCCGACCGCAAGGTGTGGTGCTTCATCGGCGACGGCGAGTCGGACGAGCCGGAAACCCTGGGTGCCATCGCCCTGGCCGGCCGTGAAGGCCTGGACAACCTGATCTTCGTGGTGAACTGCAACCTGCAGCGCCTGGACGGCCCGGTGCGCGGCAACGGCAAGATCATCCAGGAATTGGAAGGCGTGTTCCGCGGCGGCGGCTGGAACGTCATCAAGCTGCTGTGGGGCGGTTACTGGGATGCCCTGCTGGCCAAGGACACCAACGGCGTCCTGAAGAAGCTGATGATGGAAACCGTCGACGGCGAATACCAGAACTGCAAGGCCTTCGGCGGCGCGTACACCCGCGAGCATTTCTTCGGCAAGTACCCGGAGACCGCCGCGATGGTCGCCGGCCTGTCCGACGACGACATCTGGCGCCTCAACCGCGGTGGCCACGACCCGCACAAGGTGTACGCCGCCTACCACCAGGCCGTGAACACCAAGGGCATGCCGACCGTCATCCTGGCCAAGACCGTGAAGGGTTATGGCATGGGCAGCGCCGGTGAAGCGCTGAACCCGACCCACCAGACCAAGAAGCTGGACGACGAAGCCGTCAAGCATTTCCGCGACCGCTTCAACATTCCGGTGACCGACGAGCAGCTCAAGGACGGCCAGGTGCCGTTCTACAACCCGGGCCCGGACTCGCCGGAAGTGCAGTACCTGCAGGAGCGCCGTGCCGCCCTGGGTGGTTACCTGCCGCAGCGCCGCCGCAAGGCCGACAAGAGCTTCAACGCACCGAAGCTGGAAACCTACGAGCGCCTGCTGAAGAGCAGCGGCGAACGCACGTACTCCACCACCATGGCGTTCGTGCAGAGCCTGAACATCACCCTGCGCGACAAGGAGCTGGGCCCGCACATCGTGCCGATCGTGGCCGACGAAGCCCGCACCTTCGGCATGGAAGGCCTGTTCCGCCAGATCGGCATCTACGCGCCGTTCGGCCAGAAGTACAAGCCGGTGGACGCCGACCAGCTGATGTTCTACCGCGAAGACCAGAGCGGCCAGGTGCTGCAGCAGGGCATCAGCGAGCCGGGCGCGATCAGCTCGTGGATGGCCGCCGGCACCAGCTACTCGGTCAGCAACGTGCCGATGCTGCCGTTCTACATCTACTACTCGATGTTCGGCTTCCAGCGCGTGGGCGACATCGCCTGGCAGGCTGCCGACATGCGCACCCGCGGCTTCCTGCTGGGTGGCACCGCCGGCCGCACCACGCTGAACGGTGAAGGCCTGCAGCACGAAGATGGCTTCAGCCATCTGGTGGCCGGTGGCATCCCCAACGTGCGCAGCTACGACCCGACCTTCGGCTACGAAGTGACGGTGATCCTGCAGCACGGCACCAAGGCGATGATGGAAGACCAGGTGGACGAGTACTACTACCTGACCCTGATGAACGAGAACTACGCCCACCCGGACATGCCGGAAGGCGCAGCCGAGGGCATCGTCAAGGGCATGTACCTGCTGACCGACGCCGGCAAGCCGAAGAAGGGCGAACTGCGCGTGCAGCTGCTGGGTTCGGGCACCATCCTGCGCGAAGCCATCGCCGCCGCCGAGCTGCTGGACAAGGACTTCGGCGTGACCGCCGATATCTGGAGCTGCCCGAGCTTCAACGAACTGCGCCGCGACGGCTTCGATGTGGAGCGCCACAACCGCCTGCATCCGGAAGGCGAGCAGCGCAAGGCCTACGTGACCGAGCTGCTGGAAGGCCGCCAGGGCCCGGCGATTGCCGCTACCGACTACGTGCGTGCGTATGCGGACCAGATCCGCGCGTTCGTGCCGATGTCGTACACGGTGCTGGGTACGGATGGCTTCGGCCGTTCGGATACCCGTGCGAACCTGCGTCGCTTCTTCGAGGTTGACCGGTACTACATCGCACATGCCGCGATTGCGGCGCTGGCGAAGGAAGGGAAGATGACCGCGAAGGATGTGGCCCGGGCGATCAAGCAGTACAAGATTGATCCGGAGAAGGCTAATCCTGTTGGGGTTTGA
- a CDS encoding DUF262 domain-containing protein, with translation MEVLDANKDWFDDDQDSDVDGRIDEYEISSSPNDFNVATIFSFIKSGAVKIPGFQRHFVWDIKRASKLIESLILGLPVPQIFLYEDARNSFLVIDGQQRLMSIYYFMLQRFPRQDRRAELRAIFDKYSGDIPLHIIDDDEYFVSFKLKLPEQLPGNPSRFNGLNYSTLGDYKVAFDLRTVRNIIVKQATSTGNDSAVFEIFNRLNSGGVNLTPQEIRASMYHSDFYAVLQRMNSKPGWRQLVGREDLDLHMKDVEILLRAFALLVDADSYAPSMTKFLNLFSKKSKGNTPEHNLYLERIFDEFLVATSRLPSKVFFTPANNRFNISLFESVFYAACKPVFDKRAMQVPEVSITCLNKLRSDPGFISASSEGTSKSDNVYRRLSLASAIIGG, from the coding sequence ATGGAAGTACTAGACGCTAACAAAGACTGGTTTGACGACGATCAGGATTCGGATGTCGATGGCCGCATTGATGAATATGAAATAAGCTCTTCGCCAAACGATTTTAATGTAGCTACTATTTTTAGTTTTATTAAGTCTGGTGCAGTCAAAATTCCGGGATTTCAACGGCATTTTGTATGGGACATCAAGCGGGCATCGAAGCTCATTGAGTCTCTTATACTTGGCCTCCCTGTTCCGCAGATTTTTCTCTACGAGGATGCGCGCAATAGCTTTCTCGTGATCGATGGGCAGCAACGCCTGATGTCCATTTATTACTTCATGCTCCAGCGTTTCCCTCGTCAGGATAGACGGGCCGAACTTCGAGCTATCTTCGATAAGTACTCTGGCGATATTCCCTTGCACATCATCGATGATGACGAATATTTCGTCTCGTTTAAATTGAAGTTGCCTGAGCAGTTGCCGGGAAATCCCAGCCGATTTAATGGCCTTAATTATTCAACATTGGGTGATTATAAGGTTGCTTTTGATTTGCGCACTGTTAGGAATATAATTGTCAAGCAGGCAACGTCGACCGGTAACGATTCGGCGGTTTTTGAGATATTTAATCGCCTTAATTCTGGGGGTGTTAATTTAACGCCTCAGGAAATCCGGGCGAGCATGTACCATTCTGATTTCTACGCTGTACTTCAGCGGATGAATTCAAAGCCTGGATGGCGTCAGTTGGTTGGCCGTGAAGATTTGGATCTTCATATGAAGGACGTTGAAATTCTTCTCAGAGCATTTGCGCTGTTAGTTGATGCAGATTCATATGCTCCTTCAATGACGAAATTCTTGAATCTCTTCTCCAAGAAGTCGAAAGGAAATACTCCAGAGCACAATTTGTATTTGGAGAGGATCTTTGATGAATTTTTGGTGGCAACTAGTCGTCTGCCGAGCAAGGTTTTCTTTACTCCGGCAAACAATCGATTCAACATTTCACTATTCGAATCGGTCTTCTATGCCGCATGTAAGCCAGTTTTTGATAAGAGGGCAATGCAAGTTCCTGAAGTCTCGATAACTTGTCTCAATAAGCTTCGCTCTGACCCTGGATTTATCTCTGCCTCATCAGAGGGTACAAGTAAATCTGATAACGTGTACCGACGACTGAGTTTAGCTTCCGCCATAATTGGAGGCTGA
- a CDS encoding HEPN domain-containing protein, giving the protein MVETVEELKLSADSIKEFLTKKGEISLVVTAEDVWRKSVLIAAASHFEHELGMAIERSARRRNVPDDFRSLIETKAISRQFYNYFDFDSANTNRLFGAFGATCKNKAESKIKDSKKLRESQSAFLKICALRNQMVHSNYASFNIDLTTEEIYLLYQRGCKFIEFFEAIISDWH; this is encoded by the coding sequence ATGGTGGAGACGGTCGAGGAGCTTAAGTTGTCGGCAGATTCAATAAAAGAATTCTTGACAAAGAAGGGGGAGATTTCTTTAGTTGTCACTGCGGAAGACGTTTGGAGAAAAAGCGTACTGATTGCTGCCGCGTCACATTTTGAGCACGAGCTTGGAATGGCGATTGAAAGGTCTGCCCGAAGGCGGAATGTTCCTGATGACTTTCGAAGCTTAATAGAGACGAAGGCCATTTCAAGGCAGTTCTATAATTACTTTGACTTTGATTCGGCAAACACAAATAGGCTATTTGGAGCCTTCGGTGCTACTTGCAAAAATAAGGCTGAGTCAAAAATAAAAGACTCGAAAAAACTGAGGGAGTCCCAATCAGCGTTTCTAAAAATATGTGCGCTTCGCAATCAGATGGTTCACAGCAATTACGCTTCTTTCAATATAGACTTGACGACCGAAGAGATATACTTGCTCTATCAGCGCGGGTGTAAATTCATTGAATTCTTTGAAGCAATTATATCTGACTGGCACTGA
- a CDS encoding NgoMIV family type II restriction endonuclease → MSDQMGAKFTSERLAFHATLLSRILTLDSEGNPSNSDKDSGPSKKISKHIAQQLKVETTAARAAAQTSGASFESACADFVRATFTTLKHIRPGNWEIQQVGGRNRRKIANFQQYAHLVALDNATRGNRELAAALGGDYTITPDIIISQGLIDDSVINSEEFLVDNEVANRASIRKSNGGLSLLHASISCKWTIRSDRAQNARSEALNLIRNRKGRLPHAVVVTAEPLPSRLASIALGTGDIDCTYHFALYELQKAVEDLELEDAKEMLSILVDGQRIKDISDLPLDLAV, encoded by the coding sequence ATGAGCGACCAAATGGGAGCTAAGTTTACCAGCGAGCGCCTAGCCTTCCATGCGACGCTACTCAGCAGAATTCTGACCTTGGACTCGGAAGGCAACCCTTCAAACTCGGATAAAGACAGTGGCCCGAGTAAAAAAATCAGCAAGCACATAGCCCAACAGCTGAAGGTGGAAACTACCGCAGCGCGTGCAGCGGCCCAGACATCTGGCGCTAGTTTCGAGAGCGCGTGCGCCGACTTCGTGCGAGCGACATTCACGACGCTCAAGCACATTCGCCCCGGAAATTGGGAAATTCAGCAGGTCGGCGGGAGAAATCGGCGAAAGATCGCGAACTTTCAGCAATACGCGCACCTTGTCGCCCTAGATAATGCAACAAGAGGGAATCGGGAACTGGCGGCAGCACTCGGTGGCGATTACACAATAACTCCTGATATCATAATTTCCCAGGGCCTGATAGACGACAGCGTCATTAATTCAGAAGAATTCCTGGTAGATAACGAAGTCGCAAACCGCGCATCAATTCGAAAATCCAATGGCGGATTGAGCCTGCTCCATGCGAGCATCTCTTGCAAGTGGACGATACGGAGTGACCGAGCTCAGAACGCTCGATCTGAAGCGCTGAACCTTATAAGAAATCGAAAGGGAAGACTACCTCATGCGGTAGTAGTGACCGCGGAACCGTTGCCTAGTCGACTAGCGTCCATAGCTCTAGGCACAGGTGATATTGATTGCACATATCATTTCGCACTATATGAACTACAAAAAGCAGTAGAAGATCTTGAGTTAGAAGACGCCAAGGAAATGCTATCCATACTTGTCGACGGCCAGCGCATCAAGGACATTAGCGATCTACCACTGGACCTTGCAGTGTGA
- a CDS encoding DNA cytosine methyltransferase: protein MSQFTSLEMCAGAGGQGLGLEMAGFDHSALVEWEPAACQTLRLNRPNWNVIEGDLREFDASPYKGVDLVAGGVPCPPFSKAGKQLGADDERDLFPEAVRIVDQVRPQAIMLENVRGLLDPKFDNYRKGVEKELKKLGYWGDWRLLHASDFGVSQLRPRVIFVGMKKELASAFSWPDALKEPPKTVGQLLHDLMGARGWDQVDAWREGANTIAPTLVGGSKKHGGPDLGPTRAKKAWAVLGVDGMGLWDQAPEADFVGMPRLTPRMTARIQGFPDSWEFAGRKTAAYRQIGNAFPPPVAASVASQIKKALLRRNSVKAA, encoded by the coding sequence ATGAGTCAATTCACCTCCCTTGAGATGTGCGCCGGTGCTGGCGGACAAGGCCTTGGCCTAGAGATGGCCGGCTTCGACCACTCTGCGCTCGTGGAATGGGAGCCGGCCGCATGCCAGACGCTCCGTTTGAACCGCCCGAACTGGAACGTGATTGAGGGTGACCTTCGCGAATTCGACGCATCACCGTACAAGGGCGTAGACCTCGTAGCCGGCGGCGTGCCCTGTCCTCCTTTTTCGAAGGCGGGAAAGCAGCTTGGTGCTGACGACGAGCGCGACCTGTTCCCTGAAGCTGTTCGAATTGTCGACCAGGTGAGGCCTCAAGCCATCATGCTTGAGAATGTACGCGGACTGCTCGACCCCAAGTTCGACAATTATCGAAAGGGGGTCGAGAAGGAACTCAAGAAACTGGGATACTGGGGAGATTGGCGACTGCTCCACGCATCCGACTTTGGCGTCTCGCAGCTTCGGCCCCGCGTCATATTTGTCGGCATGAAGAAGGAGCTCGCTTCGGCATTCTCATGGCCAGATGCACTGAAAGAGCCTCCGAAGACAGTAGGCCAGCTTCTGCACGACTTGATGGGAGCAAGAGGCTGGGATCAAGTTGATGCATGGAGAGAAGGCGCCAACACGATCGCGCCGACTCTCGTCGGTGGATCCAAGAAGCACGGCGGCCCTGACCTTGGACCAACCCGCGCCAAGAAAGCATGGGCTGTGCTCGGAGTGGACGGTATGGGCCTATGGGATCAAGCGCCCGAAGCTGATTTCGTGGGCATGCCACGCTTGACACCACGGATGACCGCGAGAATTCAAGGATTCCCGGACAGTTGGGAGTTTGCGGGCCGCAAAACGGCCGCATATCGGCAGATCGGCAATGCGTTCCCCCCCCCAGTTGCTGCCTCGGTTGCAAGCCAGATAAAGAAGGCGCTGCTGCGCCGAAATTCGGTCAAAGCAGCATGA
- a CDS encoding NaeI family type II restriction endonuclease — translation MNGPLLQVPQLDDPALEQVAAALSRDPALLGKVGQALRTAFDEVIDAPRTGRFCIDQLEKTEKTYIGTKVEILLRKALALERGVLLDNLIVGHEVDTKFTVKKDWMIPQEAIGQLCMLVRADDVKGLCWLGLLRMTPAVLTNGQNRDGKKSISAAGKAQIRWLVEGPMPRNFMLDLPEVVRSAILAQPSGRQRVRALFTMATGLLIPRDVIEQLAQQRDAVKRAREMKETLGREGYQVLCATYLADREIMIAHGFTPATKDEWLSLRISDNP, via the coding sequence ATGAACGGCCCTTTGTTACAAGTTCCTCAGCTGGATGACCCCGCTCTAGAGCAGGTTGCCGCTGCGCTCTCACGCGACCCTGCTCTGCTAGGCAAAGTGGGGCAAGCGCTTCGCACGGCGTTCGACGAAGTGATTGACGCCCCCCGTACGGGGCGATTTTGCATTGATCAGCTAGAGAAGACAGAAAAGACCTACATCGGCACAAAGGTTGAGATCTTGCTTCGCAAAGCCTTGGCGCTGGAGCGGGGAGTCTTATTGGACAATCTAATTGTCGGCCACGAGGTTGATACCAAATTCACAGTCAAGAAGGACTGGATGATCCCGCAGGAGGCGATTGGACAGCTTTGCATGCTTGTTCGAGCGGACGATGTGAAGGGTCTTTGCTGGCTCGGCCTGTTGCGAATGACCCCAGCAGTACTGACCAATGGCCAAAACAGAGACGGAAAGAAGTCCATCTCCGCTGCCGGTAAGGCGCAGATTCGATGGCTCGTAGAAGGTCCGATGCCCAGGAACTTCATGCTGGATCTCCCTGAAGTGGTGCGCTCGGCAATCTTGGCCCAGCCTAGCGGGCGGCAGCGAGTGCGTGCGCTCTTCACCATGGCCACGGGCCTTCTCATTCCACGGGACGTCATCGAACAGTTAGCGCAGCAAAGGGATGCGGTGAAGCGGGCTCGCGAGATGAAGGAAACGCTGGGGAGGGAGGGCTACCAGGTCCTTTGTGCCACCTATCTTGCGGACCGCGAGATCATGATCGCCCACGGCTTCACCCCTGCAACCAAAGATGAATGGTTGAGCCTCAGGATCTCTGATAACCCTTAA
- a CDS encoding very short patch repair endonuclease: MPDILSPEARSERMSRIRSSDTKPELWLRKAMHARGFRYVLGGRGLPGRPDIVLPKYRTVIFVHGCFWHLHSCLNGRRPDNNARYWSPKLDANVRRDRRSARRLRAAGWKVITVWECKIKREADRAREIDRIVRLLRPD, from the coding sequence ATGCCCGACATTCTTAGTCCTGAAGCACGAAGCGAGCGAATGTCCAGGATTCGCAGCTCAGATACCAAACCGGAGCTGTGGCTGCGCAAAGCTATGCATGCTCGAGGCTTTCGGTACGTGCTGGGGGGAAGGGGGCTTCCTGGACGACCAGATATCGTGCTGCCGAAGTACAGAACCGTCATCTTCGTGCATGGCTGCTTTTGGCATCTGCACAGTTGCTTGAACGGAAGAAGGCCGGATAACAACGCTCGCTACTGGTCCCCCAAGTTGGACGCAAATGTGCGGCGCGACCGTAGGTCGGCGCGCCGCTTAAGGGCCGCAGGCTGGAAGGTGATTACCGTTTGGGAGTGCAAGATCAAGCGGGAAGCGGACCGAGCCCGAGAGATCGATCGCATAGTCAGATTATTGCGGCCCGACTGA
- a CDS encoding HNH endonuclease, whose protein sequence is MTGCNVFDALEAAHIHPYSGLKSNDVRNGLLLRADVHTLFDLYLIAINPGSLRIAVAPALQQSTYFEVDGRELRISLLPELSACQESVAWHRSQCQW, encoded by the coding sequence ATGACGGGGTGCAATGTGTTCGATGCGCTTGAGGCGGCCCACATCCATCCCTACTCAGGCCTAAAGAGCAACGATGTCAGGAACGGTCTTTTGCTCCGTGCCGATGTGCACACTCTGTTTGATTTGTATCTAATAGCCATCAACCCCGGTTCTCTGCGGATCGCCGTGGCGCCTGCTCTCCAGCAATCAACCTACTTCGAGGTGGATGGCCGTGAGCTGAGAATTTCATTGCTGCCTGAGCTGTCAGCCTGCCAGGAATCAGTCGCTTGGCATCGTTCGCAGTGCCAGTGGTAG
- a CDS encoding GAD-like domain-containing protein produces the protein MVLPRRLTLHRFVKTHRPSRQVSPAPHKRASAYEGVLPASLLDLWRRKGLGFYGDLQLALIDPRQWQSVLDRWIVSPPDSVRRIPIALTPFGTLLYYRKLSEADEDVAYIDPVSKKTGDLAWSLDDFFNTFLCEQEALETLISPALARAAREACGALAPGEVYEVDQMLFSAQTLRVAKVNALDMHRRLRDAVDLPKSKTDEPTTVADALPVEHRSMFEGIATGPGLAGLYLSSYIDWHRLLALQPSGQYHLLFWRIHHKTFERTEMRVYSGSYEISSNSEGDDIVALDVTLREDSLGSDANDEKLVAMHADHTTFLLRADELADMATAIGGRGVMGRSEHYFRCVTLDVPFVEEPSDGRAAPSFTDMPYALQALIHVEPLLATITHVDDPDLDEEHDGEGAVMCTLDLGEDHGLRMNMPLYSPENTRRQLKGWVWDMAPLACRAGIRYRRGEDGVIEYGPLVGDVLTTRAPDS, from the coding sequence TTGGTCCTTCCTCGCCGCCTCACCCTACATCGCTTCGTCAAGACGCATCGGCCGTCGCGGCAGGTTTCGCCTGCTCCCCATAAGCGTGCTTCCGCCTATGAGGGTGTTCTCCCCGCCAGCCTTCTCGATCTGTGGCGCCGGAAAGGTCTCGGATTCTATGGCGACCTTCAGCTCGCGCTGATCGATCCCCGGCAATGGCAATCCGTGCTTGATCGCTGGATTGTTTCGCCACCCGATTCCGTACGGCGCATTCCCATCGCGCTGACGCCTTTCGGCACACTTCTCTATTACCGAAAACTGTCGGAAGCCGACGAAGACGTGGCCTACATCGATCCCGTGTCAAAGAAGACGGGTGACTTGGCGTGGAGTCTGGATGACTTCTTCAACACATTCCTTTGCGAGCAGGAGGCACTCGAAACGCTCATTTCACCGGCGTTGGCTCGGGCCGCAAGAGAAGCGTGCGGAGCACTCGCGCCCGGCGAAGTTTATGAAGTCGATCAGATGCTGTTCTCGGCCCAGACGCTAAGGGTCGCAAAGGTCAATGCGCTCGACATGCATCGCCGCCTTCGCGATGCCGTTGATTTGCCCAAGTCGAAGACCGACGAGCCGACGACAGTAGCCGACGCGCTGCCAGTCGAGCATCGCTCCATGTTCGAAGGCATTGCAACAGGCCCGGGACTCGCCGGGCTGTATCTGTCTTCCTACATCGACTGGCATCGGCTGCTGGCGCTGCAGCCGAGCGGCCAGTACCACTTGCTGTTCTGGCGCATTCATCACAAGACGTTCGAGCGCACCGAGATGCGCGTTTACAGCGGCTCCTACGAGATTTCCAGCAATTCTGAGGGGGATGACATCGTCGCGCTCGACGTCACCCTGCGGGAAGATTCCCTGGGCAGTGACGCCAATGATGAAAAACTGGTGGCGATGCATGCAGATCACACGACCTTCCTGCTGCGTGCCGACGAGTTGGCGGACATGGCAACCGCCATCGGCGGGCGTGGCGTGATGGGGCGAAGTGAACACTACTTTCGTTGCGTCACGCTGGACGTGCCATTCGTAGAGGAGCCCAGCGATGGCCGCGCAGCACCATCATTCACGGATATGCCATATGCGCTGCAAGCATTGATTCATGTTGAACCTCTCCTTGCGACCATCACTCACGTTGACGATCCAGATCTCGACGAAGAGCATGACGGCGAGGGCGCTGTCATGTGCACGCTCGATCTGGGCGAGGACCACGGGTTGCGCATGAACATGCCGCTCTATTCGCCTGAGAATACACGTCGCCAACTCAAGGGATGGGTTTGGGATATGGCACCGCTTGCCTGCAGGGCGGGCATCAGGTATCGGCGCGGAGAGGACGGTGTCATTGAATATGGACCCTTGGTCGGGGACGTGTTGACTACCCGTGCTCCGGATTCTTAG